In Candidatus Methylomirabilis sp., a genomic segment contains:
- a CDS encoding PilZ domain-containing protein — protein MREERRRAERLPVPGRVEATVTAEIATALVDVSATGALVEHLHMMRPGYLYRVRFVASETAVDLTCRAVRSFIVGRQPSGEEEAELVYRTGLEFIEPDSRAVTRLLAAART, from the coding sequence ATGAGGGAGGAGCGGCGGCGGGCAGAGCGGCTTCCGGTCCCGGGCCGGGTGGAGGCGACGGTGACGGCCGAGATCGCCACGGCCCTCGTGGACGTGAGCGCCACGGGGGCCCTGGTGGAGCACCTGCACATGATGCGGCCCGGGTACCTGTACCGGGTCCGCTTCGTGGCGTCCGAAACCGCCGTGGACCTCACGTGTCGGGCGGTCCGGTCCTTCATCGTCGGGAGGCAGCCCTCGGGGGAGGAGGAGGCGGAGCTCGTCTACCGCACCGGCCTGGAGTTCATCGAGCCGGATTCGCGCGCCGTCACCCGATTGCTGGCGGCGGCCCGGACGTAG